A single genomic interval of Rosistilla ulvae harbors:
- a CDS encoding cobyric acid synthase, translating to MTDPPQAKVLMVVGTSSSAGKSLLTAAICRCFARRGLRVAPFKSQNMSNNAAVCSGGGEIGRSQALQAIAAGVAPSLDMNPVLLKPEGQTRSQVVVNGQPTQTREATDYFQRREQLWPIVTSALDRLRANNDVVVIEGAGSPVELNLAGVELVNMSVARYCQAPVLLVGDIERGGVFAQLLGTLWLLSPEDRALVRGLIVNKFRGDLSLFDSGVEILEQRGKVPVLGVLPWIGSLHLPEEDAVALDCLAQPSDPPTETDDGRRVDVAVIRLPHIANFDDFDPLETEPNVRLRYVRSCSELGDPDVVILPGTKNTFGDLKWLRDVGLADRVKQLPEKETHIIGICGGYQMLGRQINNPQGLEGGAHRVEGLGLLDAETTFGAAKQTRQVRFEVLDESVVQGMQGQTVVGYEIHHGQTATQSAWLKKTDAQEPSEAAGVVDGASAAGGRIWGCYLHGLFHNDPWRSALLRKLGISPGPAQALSSHDQLQHSLDRLANAFEAHVDFDRLMDIVFESSPPQEPQHDG from the coding sequence TTGACTGATCCGCCGCAAGCCAAAGTGTTGATGGTCGTGGGAACCAGTTCGTCGGCGGGCAAGAGCCTGTTGACGGCTGCGATCTGCCGTTGCTTCGCTCGACGCGGTTTGCGCGTCGCACCGTTCAAATCGCAGAACATGTCCAACAACGCAGCGGTCTGCAGCGGCGGAGGCGAAATCGGCAGGTCGCAAGCGTTGCAGGCGATTGCCGCGGGCGTGGCACCCAGCTTGGACATGAACCCGGTTTTATTGAAACCCGAAGGGCAGACCCGTTCGCAAGTTGTGGTCAATGGCCAGCCGACGCAAACGCGTGAGGCGACCGATTACTTTCAACGCCGCGAACAATTGTGGCCCATCGTCACATCGGCTCTCGACCGACTGCGGGCCAACAACGATGTTGTCGTGATCGAAGGGGCTGGCAGTCCGGTAGAGTTGAATTTGGCGGGCGTCGAACTGGTCAACATGTCGGTTGCCCGCTACTGCCAGGCTCCCGTCTTGCTGGTTGGCGACATCGAACGCGGCGGAGTGTTCGCGCAATTGCTCGGCACGCTATGGCTTCTGTCTCCCGAGGATCGCGCACTGGTCCGTGGGCTGATCGTCAACAAGTTTCGGGGCGACCTTTCGCTCTTTGATTCGGGAGTGGAGATCCTGGAACAGCGCGGGAAAGTTCCCGTGCTTGGCGTTCTCCCCTGGATCGGATCGCTGCACTTGCCCGAAGAAGATGCGGTGGCGCTGGACTGTCTGGCCCAGCCCAGCGATCCTCCAACCGAGACTGACGACGGGCGACGTGTCGACGTCGCGGTCATCCGCTTGCCTCACATCGCCAACTTCGACGACTTCGATCCGTTGGAAACGGAACCCAACGTTCGGCTGCGCTACGTTCGCTCGTGCAGCGAACTGGGGGATCCCGATGTGGTGATTCTGCCCGGCACGAAGAACACCTTTGGCGATCTGAAATGGTTGCGCGACGTCGGGCTAGCCGATCGAGTGAAGCAATTGCCGGAAAAGGAAACGCACATCATCGGCATCTGTGGTGGCTATCAGATGCTGGGCCGACAGATCAACAATCCGCAAGGTCTGGAAGGCGGAGCGCATCGCGTCGAAGGCCTGGGACTGCTGGATGCCGAGACCACTTTCGGAGCGGCCAAACAGACTCGCCAGGTTCGGTTTGAAGTCCTCGACGAATCGGTCGTCCAAGGGATGCAAGGACAGACAGTTGTCGGCTACGAAATTCACCACGGCCAAACAGCAACTCAATCCGCTTGGTTGAAAAAGACCGATGCCCAAGAACCTTCGGAAGCAGCGGGCGTGGTCGACGGTGCCAGCGCCGCCGGGGGCCGGATCTGGGGATGTTATCTGCACGGTCTGTTCCACAACGATCCGTGGCGCAGCGCATTGTTGCGGAAACTAGGAATCTCGCCCGGCCCCGCTCAAGCCCTCTCATCGCACGACCAACTGCAACACTCTCTCGATCGGCTCGCCAATGCCTTTGAGGCACACGTCGACTTTGATCGATTGATGGACATTGTGTTCGAATCCTCCCCTCCACAAGAGCCCCAACATGACGGATGA
- a CDS encoding ABC transporter ATP-binding protein encodes MTTLSARSIRFGFHRDNDVIRDLSLDLADGDVLALLGGNGAGKTTLLRLLAGQLVPQQGEILLDEMPMQAWSRREIAQRVALMPQSERCEAGLTVREMVRLGRAAHRGWLMPLTEEDEQAVDEALRVTDMHQLHHRQVTTLSGGQLQRAILARSLAQHASVLLLDEPTSGLDLKHQYDCLNQVRQLAKERNLIAVVSMHDLNQAAMFADRVALLADGQVLAMGDCESVFTEDLIYQTYGIRVTVAKHPIHDTPLIVPLCQERSPG; translated from the coding sequence ATGACGACTCTGTCAGCCCGATCGATCCGCTTTGGGTTCCATCGCGACAACGACGTGATTCGCGACTTGTCGCTGGATCTTGCCGATGGCGATGTGCTGGCGTTGTTGGGCGGCAACGGCGCTGGCAAGACGACGCTGTTGCGTCTGCTGGCTGGGCAATTGGTGCCTCAGCAAGGCGAGATCCTGCTGGATGAAATGCCGATGCAAGCGTGGTCGCGGCGCGAGATTGCCCAACGCGTGGCGTTGATGCCACAGTCGGAGCGGTGCGAAGCCGGGCTTACCGTTCGCGAGATGGTTCGGCTGGGCCGAGCTGCTCATCGCGGTTGGTTGATGCCGTTGACCGAGGAGGACGAACAAGCGGTCGACGAAGCACTGCGGGTCACCGACATGCATCAGCTTCATCATCGGCAGGTCACGACGTTGTCGGGAGGCCAGTTGCAACGAGCGATCTTGGCGCGGTCGCTCGCCCAACACGCTTCGGTCTTGCTGTTGGACGAACCGACCAGCGGGCTCGATCTAAAACATCAATACGACTGCTTGAACCAAGTTCGCCAGCTGGCGAAAGAGCGGAACCTGATCGCCGTCGTCTCGATGCACGACTTAAATCAAGCGGCGATGTTTGCCGATCGAGTTGCATTGTTGGCCGACGGGCAAGTCTTGGCGATGGGGGATTGCGAGTCGGTCTTTACCGAGGACTTGATCTACCAAACCTATGGCATCCGTGTGACCGTTGCGAAGCACCCGATTCACGACACGCCGCTGATCGTCCCTCTGTGCCAGGAAAGGTCACCGGGATGA
- the cobO gene encoding cob(I)yrinic acid a,c-diamide adenosyltransferase — MTDETNEEHRKRMVRINEIKDRQLASATKEKGLVIVHTGAGKGKSTAAFGMAIRALGQGMKVGIVQFIKGAIPTGEAEFIKQISATGMPIEMHTMGEGFTWKTQDRERDIATAMKGWDQAVQLMRDPSFDLIVLDELNIATKYDYVPASVVVDELLAKRPMLHVVVTGRNASPELIEIADLVSEMKVIKHPYAHGIQPQRGVEF; from the coding sequence ATGACGGATGAAACCAACGAAGAACATCGCAAGCGGATGGTTCGGATCAACGAGATCAAAGATCGGCAACTAGCCAGCGCCACCAAGGAAAAGGGGCTGGTGATCGTTCACACCGGTGCGGGCAAAGGCAAGTCGACGGCAGCGTTTGGGATGGCGATTCGCGCCCTCGGCCAAGGCATGAAGGTCGGGATCGTGCAGTTCATCAAGGGCGCGATCCCAACGGGGGAAGCCGAATTCATCAAACAGATCTCCGCCACCGGCATGCCGATCGAAATGCACACGATGGGCGAAGGCTTCACTTGGAAGACTCAAGACCGCGAGCGCGATATCGCAACCGCGATGAAAGGCTGGGATCAGGCGGTCCAACTGATGCGCGACCCGTCGTTCGACCTGATCGTGTTGGACGAATTAAACATCGCAACCAAATACGATTACGTCCCCGCGTCGGTGGTCGTCGACGAATTGTTGGCGAAGCGGCCGATGTTGCACGTTGTGGTGACCGGCCGCAACGCCAGTCCGGAACTGATCGAGATCGCCGATTTGGTATCGGAGATGAAGGTCATCAAACATCCGTATGCCCACGGCATCCAACCGCAACGTGGAGTCGAGTTTTAA
- a CDS encoding tetratricopeptide repeat protein produces the protein MSARNLSNVSKKRHEGAKKHPSQSQQSPTKAGFKHQVFERVAGLIRESDCDEAVEVLRTAGFDIQIRNALGVCLMRAGRAEEAVAVFRQFVLSADGVSEKREICNAYKRNFATALLIKGSPNGALSVLRDTREPEHPMAVCISAAIRNWGKSLPWWPRFNWTVSMLEPANCHVPLDFEPGELDFEIVAPIPA, from the coding sequence ATGTCTGCGCGCAATTTATCCAACGTATCGAAGAAGCGTCACGAGGGGGCGAAGAAGCACCCCAGCCAATCGCAACAGAGTCCTACCAAAGCCGGGTTCAAGCATCAGGTCTTTGAACGCGTCGCCGGTCTGATTCGGGAATCCGATTGCGACGAAGCTGTCGAAGTCCTGCGAACCGCCGGTTTTGATATCCAGATCCGCAACGCCTTGGGCGTCTGCCTGATGCGGGCCGGGCGAGCCGAAGAAGCGGTCGCCGTCTTCCGTCAATTTGTCTTGAGCGCCGATGGGGTCTCCGAGAAACGGGAGATCTGCAACGCGTACAAGCGAAATTTTGCCACCGCGCTGCTGATCAAGGGCTCTCCCAATGGCGCATTGTCGGTGCTGCGCGACACGCGTGAACCGGAGCATCCGATGGCCGTTTGTATCTCCGCCGCGATTCGCAACTGGGGCAAGTCGTTGCCTTGGTGGCCGAGATTCAATTGGACGGTCAGCATGCTCGAGCCGGCGAACTGCCACGTCCCGCTCGACTTTGAGCCGGGCGAATTGGATTTTGAGATCGTCGCCCCCATCCCGGCGTAA
- a CDS encoding FecCD family ABC transporter permease, translating into MSARWNILFASIVMLVVAVCVCLVGATSISPSELFAAATGGASLSESDRAILFQLRLPRIVAAAFVGGSLAAAGVGFQGLFRNPLAEPYVIGASSGAGLGVAIVVICGLRASVWSIGAVASLAMLGSVGVVMLVLLVGAMMRSTSTTSLLLAGVVISSMVNAIVSALMFLFDQKAVVILSWLMGSLASSHWGTAILAGTLGGAGMIGIGLLSRPLDAFALGDTASQSLGLDLSRFRWLIIGAASLATAGAVAASGVIGFVGLIAPHMARLFVGPRHAVLIPMSVCIGATLMLLADAVARTVIAPAELPVGIVTALLGCPVFLWLLLSRRTGASA; encoded by the coding sequence ATGTCAGCTCGCTGGAACATCCTGTTTGCGTCGATCGTGATGCTAGTTGTGGCGGTTTGCGTCTGCCTCGTGGGAGCCACCTCGATCTCGCCAAGCGAACTGTTTGCTGCGGCGACCGGTGGAGCTAGCTTAAGCGAATCGGACCGCGCGATCTTGTTCCAACTGCGTCTGCCGCGAATCGTGGCTGCCGCATTTGTTGGCGGATCGCTTGCCGCAGCCGGTGTCGGATTTCAGGGACTGTTCCGCAACCCATTGGCCGAACCGTATGTGATCGGCGCATCGAGCGGGGCAGGGCTGGGGGTGGCGATCGTTGTGATCTGCGGCCTGCGGGCGTCGGTCTGGTCGATCGGGGCGGTCGCCTCGCTGGCGATGCTCGGTTCGGTCGGCGTCGTGATGTTGGTGTTGTTGGTCGGCGCGATGATGCGATCGACATCGACGACCTCGCTGTTGCTGGCGGGAGTTGTGATCAGCAGCATGGTCAATGCGATCGTCTCGGCGCTGATGTTTTTGTTCGACCAGAAAGCGGTGGTGATCCTGTCGTGGTTGATGGGATCGCTTGCCAGCAGCCACTGGGGAACGGCGATCTTGGCGGGCACTTTGGGTGGCGCAGGGATGATCGGAATCGGTTTACTGTCGAGGCCTTTGGACGCATTCGCCTTGGGCGACACCGCATCGCAATCACTCGGATTGGACTTGTCCCGATTCCGCTGGTTGATCATCGGCGCCGCCAGCTTGGCGACCGCCGGCGCCGTGGCTGCCTCCGGAGTGATCGGGTTTGTCGGCCTGATCGCACCCCACATGGCGCGGCTATTCGTCGGACCTCGACATGCTGTGTTGATTCCGATGAGCGTTTGCATCGGGGCGACGTTGATGCTGCTGGCGGATGCCGTGGCTCGTACGGTGATCGCTCCGGCGGAACTGCCAGTCGGCATCGTCACCGCACTCCTAGGGTGTCCTGTCTTCCTGTGGTTATTACTCAGCCGCCGAACGGGAGCATCCGCATGA
- a CDS encoding ABC transporter substrate-binding protein — protein MNHAHRTLRFWLLPLLTLLAFAAGCRQETSNTHETSPSASFQTITDRLDREVPVQQPAQRIISLSPATTELLFALGLGDSVVGATKHCNFPPAALEIPRVGGGTLESISAEVIVAAQPDLVLCKWDYHQPLIESLDRLQVRSMAIGAKNLQELFEEARWIGKLTDRTAEAEALVSRMQNQQQHLLNVVSRVKHDPPIRVFYEVWDDPLMTAGPDSFIDELLTMAGLQNIVSDTAVRYPRISSETVLQGDPQLILAPTTHFETVDLAEIRSRPGWDLITAVTNQRIYLISGDEISRCGPRVLDALAEIIVAAYPETREDLQLDATDQTKVAP, from the coding sequence ATGAACCACGCTCATCGTACGCTCCGATTTTGGTTGCTGCCTCTCCTAACGCTGCTCGCATTTGCCGCGGGCTGTCGCCAGGAAACGTCCAACACACACGAGACCTCGCCGTCGGCGAGCTTCCAAACGATTACCGATCGCCTGGATCGCGAAGTTCCCGTACAGCAACCCGCACAGCGAATCATTAGCCTCTCACCGGCGACCACGGAACTGTTGTTCGCTCTCGGACTCGGCGACTCGGTTGTCGGCGCAACCAAACATTGCAACTTCCCCCCCGCAGCACTCGAAATCCCACGCGTCGGCGGCGGCACGCTGGAGAGCATCAGCGCCGAAGTCATCGTCGCGGCTCAGCCGGACCTCGTACTTTGCAAATGGGACTATCATCAACCGTTGATCGAATCACTGGATCGGTTGCAGGTCCGATCGATGGCGATTGGTGCCAAGAATCTGCAGGAGTTGTTCGAAGAGGCGAGGTGGATCGGAAAGTTGACCGACCGCACCGCGGAGGCCGAAGCGTTGGTCAGCAGGATGCAAAACCAACAACAGCATCTGTTGAACGTCGTCTCGCGCGTCAAACACGATCCTCCGATCCGCGTCTTCTACGAAGTTTGGGACGATCCATTGATGACCGCGGGACCGGATTCCTTTATCGACGAATTGCTGACGATGGCCGGGCTGCAAAACATCGTTTCCGACACGGCGGTTCGGTACCCAAGGATCAGTTCCGAAACGGTACTGCAAGGCGATCCCCAGTTGATCCTGGCACCAACAACCCATTTTGAGACCGTCGACCTCGCGGAGATTCGCTCCCGACCGGGCTGGGATTTGATCACCGCCGTGACCAACCAGAGAATCTACTTGATCTCGGGCGACGAAATCTCTCGCTGTGGTCCGCGAGTTCTCGATGCGTTGGCAGAGATCATCGTGGCGGCATACCCCGAAACACGCGAGGACCTGCAGTTGGATGCAACCGACCAAACGAAGGTAGCACCCTAG
- a CDS encoding DUF1559 family PulG-like putative transporter — translation MPHSIKHEFSYAVAPTSLAKNSKRGFTLVELLVVISIIGVLVGLLLPAVQAAREAARRMSCSNNLKQIGLSLHNYESAFRVFPSQSSSPGPGAEWTTQRGSWFTSILPFIEQDGLFSSFDSDYHWHAPENLEAVSTEVPMLRCPSAPDRTGFEWTVLVDYPNGSSTYSLTARDTYYGATTDYANVGGVGSQLSATLPPQQQLSDPSNCGVLKSTAVRLAEIIDGLSNTVLLVECAGRPVLYQKGRAVPDGVTPKTWSGSSSVTRPLPTGGVWASHNKGFLVYGSQPDGNTAIRPGLCSVNCSNDNEVYAFHPGGANVLMSDGAVRFISESLPIEQLVALVSRNGREVVSID, via the coding sequence ATGCCCCATTCCATCAAACACGAGTTTTCGTACGCAGTTGCCCCAACCAGCCTCGCCAAAAATTCAAAACGCGGTTTCACGCTCGTTGAACTTTTGGTTGTGATCAGCATCATCGGGGTCCTCGTCGGCCTGTTATTGCCTGCCGTCCAAGCAGCTCGCGAAGCTGCACGACGGATGTCATGCAGCAACAATCTAAAACAGATCGGCCTCTCGCTTCACAACTATGAATCGGCGTTCCGAGTCTTCCCGTCCCAGTCGTCATCGCCGGGGCCGGGTGCAGAGTGGACGACGCAGCGGGGCAGCTGGTTCACGTCGATCCTTCCGTTCATCGAACAAGATGGACTCTTCAGTTCCTTCGACAGTGACTATCACTGGCACGCTCCGGAGAATCTCGAAGCGGTGTCGACGGAAGTCCCAATGCTTCGCTGCCCCTCGGCTCCCGATCGGACGGGGTTTGAGTGGACGGTGCTTGTCGATTACCCCAACGGTTCGTCGACCTATTCGCTTACCGCGAGAGACACCTATTACGGTGCCACCACCGACTACGCCAACGTCGGCGGTGTCGGATCGCAGCTGAGTGCAACGCTTCCACCACAGCAGCAACTCTCCGACCCAAGCAACTGCGGCGTGCTCAAATCAACCGCCGTACGCTTGGCTGAAATCATTGACGGCTTGTCCAACACCGTCTTGCTGGTGGAGTGTGCCGGGCGGCCTGTGCTGTACCAAAAGGGACGTGCGGTACCCGACGGTGTCACTCCCAAAACATGGAGCGGAAGCTCCAGCGTGACGCGGCCCCTGCCGACCGGTGGCGTCTGGGCCAGCCACAACAAAGGGTTCCTAGTGTACGGATCCCAACCCGATGGCAACACCGCGATTCGTCCCGGTCTGTGTAGCGTGAATTGCAGCAACGACAACGAGGTCTATGCGTTCCATCCCGGCGGAGCCAATGTTTTAATGTCCGATGGGGCGGTGCGGTTTATAAGCGAATCGCTCCCGATCGAGCAGCTTGTCGCGTTGGTCAGCCGCAATGGGCGGGAGGTCGTTTCGATTGACTGA
- the cbiB gene encoding adenosylcobinamide-phosphate synthase CbiB encodes MFVILIAVLLDVRWGEPPNRFHPVVWMGSLIAWAKKRCPGDSTDRHGNKLRFLWGIAIVVVGSCLVGLVGWIIQVGSSRMIAGEFFQKPFAWVIVVLVQALVLKSCFGISALYRAGQSVFEALSQEDIPRARTQLAYHLVSRDVEHLSASQISAAAIESVAENTSDSIVAPLFFYVTAGLPGVLIYRFANTCDAMLGYRTTELEWLGKPAARFDDLLNLIPARITAVLMIVANNPFRREASSALKTWLRDARATASPNAGHPMSVAAGLLQVCLEKRNHYRLGWEFPPPTRADISQMLVLFRRTVWLAVILASASCQIAMFLPSRSTT; translated from the coding sequence ATGTTTGTAATTCTGATTGCTGTTTTGCTGGACGTTCGTTGGGGCGAACCGCCCAACCGCTTCCACCCTGTGGTTTGGATGGGATCGCTGATCGCATGGGCGAAAAAGAGATGCCCCGGCGACAGCACTGATCGTCACGGCAACAAGCTCCGTTTTTTGTGGGGCATCGCAATCGTTGTCGTCGGTTCCTGTCTGGTTGGACTGGTCGGTTGGATCATCCAGGTCGGAAGCTCGCGAATGATCGCGGGGGAATTTTTCCAAAAACCGTTCGCCTGGGTGATCGTCGTGTTGGTGCAAGCGTTGGTGCTGAAATCGTGCTTCGGCATTTCGGCACTCTATCGTGCTGGACAATCGGTCTTCGAGGCACTCAGCCAAGAGGACATTCCGCGGGCGAGAACGCAGCTCGCCTATCACTTGGTCAGCCGCGACGTCGAACATTTATCCGCGTCGCAGATATCGGCCGCCGCGATCGAATCGGTCGCAGAGAATACATCCGATTCGATTGTCGCCCCGCTCTTCTTTTATGTTACCGCTGGTTTGCCAGGCGTTTTGATCTATCGCTTTGCCAACACCTGCGATGCGATGTTGGGTTATCGCACAACGGAATTGGAGTGGCTCGGAAAACCAGCTGCTCGCTTCGACGATCTCCTGAACTTGATCCCCGCACGCATCACCGCGGTTCTGATGATCGTTGCGAACAATCCATTTCGCCGCGAAGCGTCGTCGGCATTAAAAACGTGGCTCCGCGATGCCCGCGCGACAGCCAGCCCCAACGCAGGGCATCCGATGAGCGTCGCTGCGGGACTGCTGCAGGTCTGCCTCGAGAAGCGAAACCATTATCGGCTGGGTTGGGAATTCCCGCCGCCAACTCGTGCTGACATCTCCCAGATGCTGGTCTTGTTCCGGCGCACGGTTTGGCTTGCCGTGATTCTCGCATCCGCATCCTGTCAGATCGCAATGTTCCTTCCATCCAGGAGCACTACATGA
- a CDS encoding RES family NAD+ phosphorylase — protein MISADEASTTEAPAEQNTTQDVTQETVPQPTAAEGGQGTGYHHKSADLVRQGIAMSKKKVIPTDPPEVIERFELIAGLYPDAGGFDDVIVRTVGAKYANMNSFYSGVGAAKAGGRWNPKGLEAIYASLDVETATLEANQDFIYRGFPMTAIEPRVTAAAKVELSKVLDLTDSNILKTLGFTQKTLIQEDWRALQEVGEESWTQAIGRDSCIAKFEALIVASARKIDGKNIVIFPENLSNTSKIDILDILDILGSDQLPT, from the coding sequence ATGATTAGTGCCGACGAAGCTTCCACGACTGAAGCACCGGCAGAACAAAACACCACTCAAGACGTGACTCAGGAAACAGTCCCGCAGCCAACCGCCGCAGAAGGTGGTCAGGGAACGGGTTACCACCACAAATCAGCTGACTTAGTCCGGCAGGGCATTGCAATGAGCAAGAAGAAAGTCATACCAACCGATCCACCCGAAGTCATCGAGCGATTTGAGCTGATTGCCGGTCTGTATCCCGACGCGGGTGGTTTTGACGATGTGATTGTGCGCACCGTTGGAGCGAAGTATGCGAACATGAACAGTTTCTATTCGGGTGTTGGTGCTGCCAAAGCTGGCGGGCGTTGGAATCCAAAAGGGCTCGAGGCGATCTACGCATCGTTGGATGTTGAGACCGCGACGCTCGAAGCTAATCAAGACTTCATCTATCGTGGGTTTCCGATGACGGCGATTGAGCCGCGGGTAACTGCGGCGGCAAAAGTCGAGCTAAGCAAAGTGCTTGACCTAACCGATTCCAATATTCTGAAAACGTTAGGATTCACCCAGAAGACGTTGATCCAGGAAGATTGGAGAGCCTTGCAAGAAGTGGGCGAGGAGTCCTGGACTCAAGCCATTGGTCGAGATTCCTGCATCGCAAAATTCGAGGCCCTAATTGTTGCTTCTGCGCGAAAGATCGACGGTAAGAACATCGTCATCTTTCCCGAGAATCTCTCCAACACCAGCAAGATCGACATTCTCGACATTCTCGACATTCTCGGCAGCGACCAACTGCCGACGTGA
- the cobU gene encoding bifunctional adenosylcobinamide kinase/adenosylcobinamide-phosphate guanylyltransferase — protein MSQAVEQDQSSGPAGSVTLVLGGVRSGKSRFAQDLAAQIGGADVLFVATAQASFQDQPADEEMTRRIDHHRRSRPSAWSTLEQPRDVGQAILQTSHLASVVLVDCLTLLVSNVICDGDHSKSGLHDLEARVIAEVDALIQVAAKRPTHLIIVSGEVGCGIVPEHPLGRTFRDLLGLANQRLAASGATTYWMVAGLAINATAIAASPEHAAQQIKHLANGAAQ, from the coding sequence ATGTCGCAGGCTGTCGAGCAAGATCAATCTTCCGGGCCGGCCGGCTCGGTGACGCTGGTTCTCGGAGGCGTGCGGAGCGGCAAGAGTCGGTTTGCGCAAGACCTCGCCGCGCAAATCGGCGGCGCCGACGTGCTGTTTGTTGCCACCGCACAGGCTTCGTTTCAAGACCAGCCGGCCGACGAAGAGATGACGCGCCGTATCGATCATCATCGGCGGTCGCGTCCGTCGGCGTGGTCAACGCTCGAGCAACCACGGGACGTGGGACAAGCGATCTTGCAGACATCGCATCTGGCAAGCGTCGTGCTTGTCGATTGCTTGACCCTGTTGGTCAGCAACGTCATCTGCGACGGCGACCACTCAAAAAGTGGGCTCCACGATTTGGAAGCTCGCGTGATTGCGGAGGTCGATGCATTGATCCAGGTCGCTGCGAAACGACCGACACATTTGATCATCGTCTCGGGCGAAGTCGGTTGTGGAATCGTCCCCGAACATCCACTGGGACGCACGTTTCGCGATCTGCTCGGCTTGGCGAACCAACGCCTCGCCGCCTCCGGCGCGACAACCTACTGGATGGTCGCCGGACTGGCGATCAACGCGACAGCGATTGCAGCGTCCCCCGAACACGCGGCTCAACAGATCAAGCATCTCGCCAACGGAGCAGCCCAATGA
- a CDS encoding YifB family Mg chelatase-like AAA ATPase: MLAKLKTFTLLGIDALPVDVEVDLSPAALPKTILVGLPETAVKESTHRVERAIVNSGFTRPQDRVVINLAPGDLPKQAPSFDLPISIGVLIGSGQFQSDRLDDYAIVGELALEGYTRPVKGALSMAIAAAAEGMKGIIVPAESAAEAAVVEDIEVIPVDSLVAAVGFLAGSLDIEPAPSRLEQLFDEFSTYEVDFCDVRGQEVAKRALTLAATGKHNLLMIGPPGSGKTMLAKRLPTILPRLTAAESIETTRIYSVLGQLRAGQPLLATRPFRSPHHTISEPGLVGGGSPPSPGEISKSHNGVLFLDELPEFNRKTLEVMRQPLEDGIVTISRALRTSTFPCNFMLIAAANPCPCGYRGDTRRQCNCTPPQIERYMGRISGPLLDRIDIHIEVPAVPFDELSGRASGTSSAAMREEVLAGRLAQAERFCDRTTRCNADMTSREVREFCKLDKSSRDLLRDSVEEMGLSARAHDKILRVARTIADLDGTETIQQVHLQEAVNYRLLDRDLWS, translated from the coding sequence ATGCTTGCCAAACTCAAAACGTTTACGCTGCTTGGGATCGATGCTTTGCCGGTCGATGTCGAAGTCGACCTTTCCCCCGCGGCACTCCCCAAAACGATCTTGGTTGGATTGCCTGAGACGGCGGTGAAAGAGAGTACGCATCGAGTCGAACGTGCGATCGTTAACAGCGGTTTTACCCGGCCGCAAGATCGCGTCGTGATCAATCTGGCCCCAGGCGATCTGCCGAAGCAAGCTCCTTCGTTTGATCTGCCGATTTCGATCGGCGTGTTGATTGGCAGCGGGCAATTTCAGTCCGATCGCTTGGACGATTATGCGATCGTTGGTGAGTTGGCGTTGGAGGGCTACACGCGACCGGTCAAAGGGGCTCTGTCGATGGCGATCGCCGCGGCGGCTGAAGGGATGAAGGGAATCATCGTCCCCGCCGAGAGCGCGGCGGAAGCGGCAGTGGTCGAGGACATCGAAGTGATCCCCGTCGATAGCTTGGTCGCGGCCGTCGGCTTTTTGGCCGGATCGTTGGACATCGAACCGGCGCCAAGTCGGCTAGAGCAGTTGTTCGATGAATTCAGCACCTATGAAGTCGACTTCTGCGACGTCCGCGGTCAGGAGGTCGCCAAGCGAGCGTTGACTCTAGCAGCCACTGGCAAGCACAACCTCCTTATGATTGGGCCACCTGGGAGTGGCAAGACGATGTTGGCGAAGCGTTTGCCGACGATTCTGCCTCGCCTGACGGCGGCCGAATCGATCGAAACGACCCGCATCTACAGCGTGTTGGGGCAATTGCGAGCCGGCCAACCGCTGTTGGCAACCCGACCATTCCGTAGTCCTCATCATACGATCAGCGAGCCGGGGTTGGTGGGGGGAGGCAGCCCGCCATCGCCTGGCGAAATCTCGAAGAGTCACAACGGCGTGTTGTTTCTCGATGAGTTGCCGGAGTTTAATCGCAAAACATTGGAAGTGATGCGGCAGCCGTTGGAGGATGGGATCGTGACGATCTCGCGAGCCCTGCGTACCAGCACGTTTCCATGCAACTTCATGTTGATCGCCGCCGCCAACCCGTGTCCTTGCGGGTATCGTGGTGACACACGCCGCCAGTGCAATTGCACCCCACCGCAGATCGAACGCTACATGGGGCGAATCTCGGGGCCGTTGTTGGATCGGATCGACATCCATATCGAAGTTCCCGCGGTTCCGTTCGATGAACTGTCGGGGCGCGCCTCGGGGACCAGCAGCGCTGCGATGCGCGAGGAGGTGTTGGCGGGGCGTTTGGCGCAGGCCGAGCGGTTTTGCGATCGCACGACGCGATGCAACGCCGATATGACCAGTCGTGAAGTCCGCGAATTTTGCAAGCTCGATAAATCGAGTCGGGATTTGTTGCGAGACAGTGTCGAAGAGATGGGCTTGTCGGCGCGGGCTCACGATAAAATTCTGCGCGTCGCGCGAACGATCGCCGACCTCGACGGCACCGAAACAATCCAACAGGTTCATCTGCAAGAAGCTGTCAATTATCGGCTGTTGGATCGCGATCTGTGGTCTTAG